The genomic window gctccctcgccggccgccatggCTGCCTGCTGCCATGGCCAGATCCATCCCTAACCTACAGCCTTCAAGGGCGcgcatcccctcccctcctcctcctcccgggcAGCGACTGGGCCACCACAAGCTCCATTGCCGGCGGCCAGGGCGCTCCCTCGCCGCCCACCATAACTGCCTGCCCGCCATGCCCGGATCCACCCCGCGTATAGAAGTGTTGCAACCATCACCTAAAAAAGCTTCAACGGCCAttcaaaaaagcttcaaccatagacatAGAAAGCTTCAATGGCACTGCACAATAAGGGGGAAACTGCAACCATAGTTGAATTTTGCTACCACCGGCGaagctttttgctacatccatcaggcgGAGCTCGGACCCTCGCGACGACGACAACAatgttttgctgcaaccgtagcagGATTTTGCTACAACTAGCATCGTTTTTTGCTACCACGGCAACCGGCGGAAGCAGCGACCAGCAATGCTTTTCCAGCAAATGATTTTTGTCCCGGCAAAACCCAGAGCTGGAACCAGCTTTTGTTTTTGCTACAACCTGCAAATCGAGAGCTGGAACCAACAACATTTTTTGTTGGAATCAAAAGAAGCAGGGGCTTCAACGGATGTACGTCAGAGCTGCAACCAGTGCTGAAAAATGCTACATCCGGTAGCCACGAAAGCTACAACCAGCTTGAAAAATGCTTCAACTGGATATGAGGTAGTTGGGGGTCGGCATCTCGCAGCGACAAAAAGCTGCAACCGGCTTGGAGGAAAGCTACAACGCGCTTCTAAAAAAGCTTCAAACCGAGAACGGCTAGCTAACAatggtgagcggcggcgacggagctgCATGGGCGCGCGGTGCTGCGACGGGCACGCGGCGAGCTATGATGGCGGACTGCGACAATGCTGGAACCCTCACCCGGCGGTGCTGCAACCAGAGGGAGGGAGACACGCCCGGCCCGACGGAGCTGCATACGGCGAACGCCCCAGGTGAGCTGCGACGGCGAGCAGCCCCGGCGAGCTGCGACGGCGAGCTGCGACGGCGAGCTGCGACGGCGAGCGGCCCCGATGAGCTGCGACGCGGCGTCCAAGGGTGAGCACGAGGAGGCTGACCCGCGGAGATCCATTTTTTTCCTGCGTTTACGCGTGcgtgcgggaggaagaagaagccggGGGCGATTCGTTTTTTTTCCTGGATCCAACGACCCGCGCGGCTCACATCCAACGGCCTGGGCtagaccggccgaaactttcggccggcgcaccggcgcctatcagCGCCCTTACCTCCGCGACTTGTCCGCGCATTCCGCTTCCCCTCTAGTAGCTTCCGCTAGAAGGCCCGGCCTCCCGTACAATGATGAAGCAGCACGGCAGCAGCCACCGTCGGCTTTGAAAAGGGCGGAGTGGAGAAAGGAATCGCTGAGCTCCTCCATCCAACTGCTTCCACCACAAGCCAAGCCACACTGCCTTCCACGCCAGAGATTCGCAGCCATGTCCGACGAGCTCAAGCGCGGGATCgcgggcgccgccgccgtcgccgcctcccacCCGGCGCCCTACGCGCCGCGGGCCCCGGCCGACGCCGACCGCAGgctcgccgcctccgccaccgccgcgctcggctccccgccgccggccgccgcgtccCCCACGGCGCACAAGATCACGCTCAAGAGCGCCGACATGAAGGAGGAGATGCAGAAGGAGGCGTTCGACATCTCCCGCGTCGTAATCCCCTTTCTCCCTGCACATTGGATTCTCGATTTGGTCCCGCCGCGCTGTCCCAGCGTGGCTGGCCGCTGGGGTTTGGTGTGGGGAATTTATTTATTTGTTCGTTTGTTCTGCATACTAGGCGTTCGAGAAGCACGCCATGGAGAAGGACATCGCGGAGTACATCAAGAAGGAGTTCGACAAGAACCACGGCCCCACCTGGCACTGCATCGTCGGCCGCAACTTCGGTAATCCCCTCTCTTCCCCCATTCCTTTTCGAAATAGCGTTGTACGGAGGATGCGTCTGTGGTGGATGTGCTTTGGGGTGATTTGGCTTTGTGCGTGGCCATTTTCTTCTCTTCTGAGGCGACCATAAACTTCTGTTGATGAATATATCTCCTAGGGGGACAGTGACTGAGGTATAATTTATGTGGATGTCAGTTGGAGCAATAGAATGCTAAGTTAACTGCATAAGTGACCCTTATGTATTTCAGAAGTACTTAGAAGGGCCGTAAGGATAAATTATCTGATGGCTGTTAGGTTAACGCAAAAGCAAGTTGGCACTTAGGAAATAGGATGCGCTAATGTAGTGTGATTCCTTGCTCACAGGGCTCATTGTTTGGATGTTAATTTTTCTACCGATGTCAGTATTTGCTCAGGTTCTCTCTGGTATCAACCACATCCAACTTTCCGTAACTATAACTCAGTGTGTTGTATTTTCAGCTAAGAAATCTGGAATTTATGTTTCAGTCTTTCTTGTACAAagctaaatactccctctgtttcagtttacaagttacgcgtatacctaggttgctaattttatcaccctaatataaactatatagcaCAAAAAATATACTGTTTGAAAGTAGAACAAcggaagtttatattggtatactttttggaatatatgacttgtattaggttggtcaaattaacgacctaggggtgcgcgcacgccctgtaaactgagagagagggagtagagTAAATTGCACTTCGGTCCTTGTATATTGATCTTATAATGAGATGCATGGAAAACTGATATGGCATGTTATGTAGATTTGTCAACTGACTTGGTAATGCCATGCCACATGGGCCGTGTCATCTTAGAGGTTTACATAATGCACCATATCATTTGTTTTCAACTTCCCATTATTAAAACTTTCACAGTTAAAATTAGGCTGAAAGAAAGTTTTGGGACCTCTAATGCAATTAGCTCATCCGAATGGTGAAGTGGTTCTAGAAGAACAACAGATTAATCAAATGCCTTTGTGTGTACAGACAATTGCATGTTACTGTTAATTACACATTTTCTACTCCGTCCTGTACAAAAAAGGGTTATCTTACTTGAGGTAATCGTTTCATTTCACCAGATTTCTTAGAGTTTGTTGACTATATTTATTTGCAAGCCAGATCATTTTACAGTAGAAAGTCGCATCAGGAATACAGATAATCAATAAGTTATCACACGTATGGTCGATATGCATGAGCTTTTTTTTCTTTATCTGGCAGCCTGGCACTGAGCAAACAACAATGATAGCCTTTAGGCCCATGACAAGAGAGTCGTctcatttgtactccctccgtttggaattacttgtctcagaaatggatgtatgtagaactaaaatatgtctagatacatccatttctgcgacaagtaattccgaacggagggagtactcaatATGATTATCGGAATTCCGCATCTCGTTGCAAACCAATGTTTTTCTTTGTAATATAATATTATTTTCTTCACATTTGTTAGTCTGAACTTTAGCAACACGTCAAATTTTCTTTTACTTGTTACGCTCCTCACCCTGAAAGGAGTTGGCCTATTTGACTGGCCACTATGGTTGCCTCAGTTCGCCACCATTCGAGTGAGGCTGGTTTGATCACGGTAGACGGGTGTTTGGTTTGTGAATTGTGACCACACCTTAGGCAAGATCCATTTTCTGATAGTTGTCTCCATACGTCACTGAGTAAGAAGAAGCGTTGCAAGGTTGCCTTAGGCATGCCGAAGTGTGGCACTGGTGCCTATTTTGTTGGACTGACTTTACATTAGTTTGGCAAGAAATACATGATAAAGTGTAGTCGTGAAAACTTGCAGTTTTAGTCTGGCAATGGCTTTGAGAACTTAGTGTCGTGAATATCTAATACTCTTTTAAATCAGTTATGGTGCTCCATTTGACACAATGCTAGCTGTTAAACCACACATCTCATGACCTTTAGATGATCTCGTGGTTCCATGTCATATTGATGATTCTGTCCCAAAAACTAAATTCTAAAGTGAAAGAACAGACTTTGTTAATATTAGGGCTCTCTAGTTGACTGTACAGATGCTAGAGAAAGCTTACCTTCGCTTCTCAAAGTCTTGTAGAAAGTGTAGAAAGGTTTTGATTCGCAAATTTTATCAGTCAATCTAAGTATGATTGGGCGAATTGCTCATAGTATATTCTCTTTAGCCCATTTTTGGTGTTTATTTGTTTAATTCCTAGGATTTTGCTTGTGTGTTGTCTTGTCTTGCTTTGCTTTTGTGGATCTGCTTGGGGTGGTGTCATCTTCTCAAACCAGTCAGAGGATCCTCAATATTTTCTCAGTCCTACTGGAGTTATAATTTTGTTTTGGTTTGTTAAACCATCCAGGTGCTTTAGTTTATGTGGCCCATGAGCTAAGGTTAAAAACATCCAAAGAAAACCCTTCGGTATGATTGGTTGTGTATGATTATAGTGAACTGCATTTGCTTGGAATGCAAAAAACGAGCTGATAAACGATGGGAACATAATCACATTTCCTTTCTTAAGCTGTTCCCTTGGGTGGTGTAGGGAGATTGGAGTCAGCTATTACTTGTCATTATGTTGAAACAGCCAACTGCTAAAACATTAGAAGATACGTAATAACTTAAACTGATATTCTCCATTTGCCTCCCATTTTCATTCCCACACTGTGCAGTTAAGACATAAGAGGTTAGTGGTGTATTTTGTTACTTAATGTCTTGAGTTTCATTTGCTGATCCTGAACCATAAGCTACTGAACCCATACCTGGTTGCTTGTTTGCCTAAGTGATCCTTTTGAGAACTTCAAATGCCGAAAGCTGTGCATTGCTATAGGCACGAGATACATATGAGTGCAAGCAATGTTGGTAATTATTTTTTATGGCTTTTGCAGGTTCCTACGTGACGCACGAGACGAACTACTTTGTGTATTTCTACATTGATTCTAAAGCTGTCTTGCTATTCAAGTCTGGGTGATGGGTGAATCTGATCCCTCTCTCCCCTGTGGCGAGCTCCTGTGTGCCCCTCTTTCATCCGCGTCTGCCACGAGACTGGAGATCAGAAATTTGGAAGAGCCTACATGTTGGTGTGAGATTTTAGATCGTGTCTCTCTTTTGCTTGATGCAGCTAGGTCTTGTTGACATTGTCTCGTTGTAATATTGCCAAGAATTTGGACGAAAAGTCATCATCAACGATGTACGAAAAACTGTCTGATCTACTGactacttcctccgttcggaattactcgtccaagaaatgaatgtatctagatgtattttagttgtagatacatccatttttatccacaAGTAATTcccaacggagggagtagttgctaaGTGTCTTGGCCTCATGGGATGATCAAATTCAGAATTTGCATTTTATTGGTATAGTATATAACGTGCACTAGGTGTGTGTCATATGGTTAGACTATACACCCGGGGAGCAGCTGGCACGCTGCTGGGATTCGAGGTTTTTGGCTGTTTCCGGTGCACGATCTAGTCGATCTAGGTTCCTGATAGCCATCATATGAGCACTGTCCATCTTCTCGTGAATTGGGTTCTCCACGCGGAGGATAATCCTTGTCGCTGTTTTCTGGTCAGATGTACTGAATGTGAACTGGAGAAGGATCAATCGATTTGACGCAGTAACTCTGAGACGTTTTTGCCATTATATACAAAGTTTACAGATGAGTAAGCGCACTCGAGCCCGTGACGTGGACGTGCGGCCGGTGCGGTGAGATGCGATGTTTTCCTTTCCGGCCGCCGTCGTGAGTGCAAGGCGACGCCCGTCCGATCGGAGCGACGTGATTCCATGCCGCCCGGGCAGCGAGAAAAAGTGTTCACGGACAGCGACGACGCCGCGCGACCTGTATAATTAACCTACGCATGCGCAGCCGACGTGTCACGTGCCATCAATTGGCTGTAATAACGATGATCGATCTGATATGACCAGCGACGTCGAATTAatgccaactccaccgcgcgaccccatcttgtccgggtacgtccgtttggggtaaaacggacgaaTAGCACGGCCCAACGCGCGGtctcaaacggacaaatgtccggaatccgtccgttttcgacccatccccggtccAAAGTTGtgctcggtttggggtgaaacggacgcgcgcggacggccgcgacgcacgcccttgtcccccctGTGGCCCTCCTGttggggacactagcagtccctccctCCCAACGCTTCAACCCTCCCTCTCCTGCcatgccccgccgccggcgccgccgctgttctccggccgcctccacaccgcgcagcccccggccgtccataccaaaccacgtgtagacatggccgccaccacgcccgcgctttcgtcgtagttttggccgtcgatcgAAGGAGGTTTGGCCGTTGCCGTCTTTGCCGGTGGCAGAGGAGACACAACCGCCGGCGGCCGCGGCAGCTTCCGAcggctccagagcggccagtagccagccggcaaccacccctgctgcgtcgaggtgatcatcgcggcctcttcgccaccacgaccgcaaggtgttcgacattttgcccacaaaggtatggacagtggagacgagttcTTCTTCCAccacttcctttgttcatcggacgattcgtcgtcggatgatgaagatcttgtggtggctgcacttgtcgttcacgaccacattcaacggcagcttcctcggtatagggggtcagtccctggccgtgctcccatcctgaaccgcaacagggagagaggtcacgccctgctctatgccgattacctTTCCAACAAaccgctcttcaagccggataaattccgtcgccgttttcgaatggcaaggcatgtgttcaatcgtatttgagagggagtggttgctcatgacccatacttcgagtgcaagacgg from Triticum aestivum cultivar Chinese Spring chromosome 3B, IWGSC CS RefSeq v2.1, whole genome shotgun sequence includes these protein-coding regions:
- the LOC123069563 gene encoding dynein light chain 1, cytoplasmic, which produces MSDELKRGIAGAAAVAASHPAPYAPRAPADADRRLAASATAALGSPPPAAASPTAHKITLKSADMKEEMQKEAFDISRVAFEKHAMEKDIAEYIKKEFDKNHGPTWHCIVGRNFGSYVTHETNYFVYFYIDSKAVLLFKSG